A region of the Fusobacteria bacterium ZRK30 genome:
GACGGATGAAGCTAAAAAATGACATGAAATAGGGGGATACAATAGATGTTAAAATTAGAGAGAATGTCAGAATCGGACTTTAATATGGTAAAGGGAAAGATGATTGCTGATTACGCTAAAGACAAAGTAAAGGTTGGACACTGGTCGGATAGAGATGCTTTAGAGTTATCTAAGGAAGCGTTGGATAAGATTTTAAGTGAGGGAATAGCTACTCCTAACCACTATTTGTTAAATGCCTATGAAGATGAAGTTAAGGTAGGATTTGTTTGGATGAATGAATTTAACAATGAGATGTTTGTAAATAACACTTGTATCTTTGAAGAGTTTCAGGAAAAAGAATATGAGTTGCAGTTCATTGAGTTAATTGAAGAAAAGGCCAATGAGTTGGATATAAAAAAAATAAATGTCCATTCATATGGATATAATGAAAAAAATATAGCAGTATACAAGAAAATGGGATATGATATAACTGATATATATTTAAACAAAGGAATATAACTATAAAAGTTGGACTTTGAATGAGGAGAATAACTATGGGATATAAGATAACCGATGGAATCGCAGAGGCTGTTATAGATAGTCATGGTGCAGAGTTAAAAAGTTTAAAACTTTTAAAAAATAATGAAGAATTTATGTGGAATGCTGATCCTGAATTTT
Encoded here:
- a CDS encoding GNAT family N-acetyltransferase; this encodes MLKLERMSESDFNMVKGKMIADYAKDKVKVGHWSDRDALELSKEALDKILSEGIATPNHYLLNAYEDEVKVGFVWMNEFNNEMFVNNTCIFEEFQEKEYELQFIELIEEKANELDIKKINVHSYGYNEKNIAVYKKMGYDITDIYLNKGI